From the genome of Ciona intestinalis unplaced genomic scaffold, KH HT000354.1, whole genome shotgun sequence:
tattctatgacgtaataatctaaccttggtttaattcataacgactggtgtggaaaatacggtgacgcagcacgatttcgtgcactttcaaagttaattttcgacacgaacgcccgagttttttcaaaacaaaattatacagtggctatcagtgagacctaaggaacattttgaaacaaaaatttcaggtggccaccagctaaaggattaccgaacatatttcccacattaggtcggttatatacggcttatacgctctttcgttgcGTTCACtgtcgtcgagtctgtggtgtagcggtttgcgtgcggtcgtaaactctctttgtttcatttttaccgggtcCGAGTCgcgcacagtggaatactttttttttatatattttttttttgtttgacgagtttggggttaggagttagggttaggggttaggggttaggggttaggggtttatatcttatgtgtataaaccgtgaaactaactgctccccattatatagagaaacgaatttgtcatcgcctcctagcggaaaaaaatttccgtattctctgtatagctccatgtaaaaaatattccgTGTTCAAAACTAACATACTTTCaacagaatgaaaataaattaaaaagtttttcccAACGAAGAAAAATTCAAGAAGAAGTTAACAAgcgtgatgtcacaatgctaCAGCTGATGATGCAACAAAAGAAGAATCAACGACCTGAATTAATCGGTGGtggattattttatttttgtgtttgtttatatcaatttttttaattttgaatccAGATAAAACTGAGAAAATGAAAGAAACAAGAAAGGAAAAAACTCTTTCGACAATATTTACCTCAATGGAAAgtaagtttataatatttctatgttttacattatttctaTGCTGTTGTCAATATTTGACATAGGTGATAACTTGGCTTACGAAAATAagcgttttaattgtttgcaGAATTATCGGAAGGTCCGTTCAGTGTCTTGCATCGAATAACAAACGATCGAGCTCGATGCAAAGTTTTTACGAGGAATTTCTGTGGATTGCGCGGGGTGTTGTGCGGTTATGTTGTCGCGTATGATCGGTTCATGAATATGGTGGGTTATGTAGGGGGTTGCATATTTATCCTGGTGGAGCaatgacagccgttataacacaggtgttctgtttcatacaactcgtgcccgcttacaagttaccatgtatgtaacttatttatccttgcatggcggggcaacgacagtcgttataacacaagtgttctgtttcatacaccttgtgcccgcttaccacttaccacgtatataactttgagggtgattatttttatgtgtgacCATGGTCTTAATACACGGCCTAGAAAAACAGctaaactgctcagaaaataagaggcctattgacgcgaacaatgcccattatatTGCATTGTTTCATCACGGTTTCATAAAtggtattttgaattttaaaatggagTTTACAATCAGAGCAGTTGCAGGTCTGTTGTGTTCTTGGTGTTTGCAGTGGTTTTGttagaataaaaacttattaaatCGAATAAACGAGGTAGTATCTTACGTAGAAGCTAGGATTACTGTTTACAGcagttgttgttatttttgtgGGCATAAATTACTGATTTAGGagttctttttttgtttttatttttctaaggCCTTTTATGGGTAGATCCGTGTAATAAGTTTGTTGGATTAGTAGATACAGAACCGAGTTGATATTGCAATTTACAACATAGTCTGATACTGACTCGGATTATTCCAGATTCAACCCAAAGGAATGCCAAGTCATTACTATCAGTCATACATCAAGTCATACACTGCTTGTAGCATATCATATACTGTATAGCATATACAGTTACTGTAAGCGTGTAATACCTGTTTGCTGATCAGGATATGAAACTAATCTTGTGCACGAACCTCGATTTCATAAACACGTGGgatgtgttatatatttcatgCAGCCAAGATAAAGAATTACTGACAAAATGTGCATTAATGCTATGATTTACTTGTTTCTAACAAACAAGCAGACTTTTAATATAATGATGCAGTTCAAGACTTGCGCGATAAACGTGTGTTTTCTTCTATTGTGTAGTATTCCATTTTTAACCACTGCATTTGCAAGAAATAAAAGTGCATATTTCtgacattaaaaaatgttaattagatttagataatttatttttcacttaTGATATGCCAGCCATCAGTAACAGCACAAGAACATGTTAGAAACCACTTTCTTTCAAACGAATAGAACGTTCTTTatagttaaatgtaaaaatcaagTTGCTTTACCGCGATTTCATGACGTTTTAGCGAAACTAATCTATACGAAACAATgcattataatgggcattgttcgcgtcaataggcctcgtTTTTTACTGATCAGTTTAGGTGAATTCCTAGGccatgtattgagtaggccatgatatggctgataaatttgacaacccatgagtgaccactgggttggagcaattgccgaaaaatgtcttgtccaaggacatatacggcCACAATAGTAACaccatcgagccttgaaccctgtACCTTCATGCTTCAGTGCAATCTACATGTTATTTTCACACACACTCAGGTAATGGTCGACGTAGACGAAACATTTTGCAAATCACCACTGGGTGGGGTTGCGCAACATCAACAAAGGATGTCGACATTCAAAGttggtttataatatttctatgttcttcaaatattttgtgggtttataatatttctatgttcttcaaatattttgtgggtttataatatttctatgttcttcaaatattttgtgggtttataatatttctatgttcttcaaatattttgtgggtttataatatttctatgttcttcaaatattttgtgggtttataatatttctatgttcttcaaatattttgtgggtttataatatttcttattatAGCTCAACAGCGCTGTGAAAGACATCTCCTTATATGGAGTGAAAGGTAAATAATAGTTGTTGCTCTCTACTTCCCACTAATGGTGATCACAGGTTCGGCGACGAGCATTGGGATCAATGAGGTTCCTCGTCACACGGTGGCGCAGGGTGGCCAGCCACCGTTGTTCCATAGACATCTTACAAACTTATATGTCCGCGGAGattctgttattttaatttcaatttaaaccATTGAGTGGtgctgttattttgtttatgacgtcagaataaAGGACACGGTTTAGAACACTTGTTTGTTTCAACAACAATTGATTAGAAAGCTTTGTTTTGTCGTCACAATGGCttgtattacgtcatagataAACAAAGTCGCCTTGAATCATACTTCCCATTGTTAttattgttgcgtcataatatAAAGACAAACCGGTTGTTTAAAagaatgtgacgtcacaatggcAGCGCGCGTCACGCTTCATCAAccatctgtgacgtcacagactcCCGCCAAATCTTCGCGTAGACTCGAACGGAAGTCGCGCATTCCGCGCATActgaatatgacgtcacaggtaaAGCTTGCGCACGGTTCGATTACGTCATTATAGAGTTTTAAAtgtgattgttacgtaataacaCCGGAACAATGGAAGTAATTCCGGAAACTTttggatttattttaattttatcctCACGCGTATTCATGCGTTGAACAATGtgtgtttgttacgtaatctgtgacgtcatattgattcatgaataaataataaggAATGTTAAACACGTGACTCAACAATCAGAGCTTACGACGTAACAACCATTAACTGTGACGTTACAGTAGCTGgtgtttacgtcataatacaacGCAGTATTTTTATTGGGATTGTGACGTGTAAATACAAGTGATTGTTTACATTCTAAAATAGGTTACCTAGTTTCGCGATTGAATTTCATTTCGATTGTAATTCATTAAACTaagactgtgacgtcacaaaccaccATACGCAACTAATAACTGGGGTTTTTGATTGGTCGAATCTCCAAATATCCGGGTGACGTTTCCTCTGTTTCCGCGCGCGTGGTCGTGTGCGTTTGTATGCGCGTTTGtatttgtgtgtgtgtgtgtttgtatGCATGTGTGTGCGTTTGTATTTGTGTGCGTTTATATGCGCGTGCTGCTACACATCCACACGTCgagaaaaatacatttttaattttcagattttcaatggttacgtcataatcactaTGACGTCGAATCATGAAAACTATTTCCCGAAAGTTTGGCCCACGTGGCCGGGTACCAGAATGGCGGGAAGTCATGTCACGTGATACTACGTCACCACGGTTAAATATTAGCTTGGATTGGCAGATGTGAACATTTACGTCGTAGTTGAAAAGTTGGTTCCTTTATATTGGGCGAATTTACAGCGGTGTTTCAAAAGCGACTCCGCCCTAATAGAAGCTTGTCCATGTCTCTTGTTTGCTCACAGCGAAAGAGAAAAGGGGATTATGACGTAAGAAAGGCTGGTTATCATAGAGAGAAAGCGCGCGCTGGTAAAACGTGGTTGTACGAGAGCCTTCTTCATAGAGCGTTGATACAGCAGGGAATCGCACATTCCGTGCACGGCGTTTCAAGCATAAGGGAGGTGCAGCTGGTTGGGTAGAAAAGTTTGTTTCGATTTTAGAATTAATTGCGACAATGCCTAGAGCCTGACGTCACAGTGGAGGTATACCTTgttgtgtgacgtaacaacggTAGCATTCACTGTAACACTAGGACGGGAACTATCGTCAAAGTCGTTTCGTTGATGTATTcgatattttaaaccatttgCATCGACCGCGCGgtattaaactaaattttgcTCTTAACAtgctgattgtgacgtaataagtGTTTAAACAAAGCTTTTGTTTCCAACATTTTGTGCggcaattatgacatcacagttcaAATCATAGTGACGTCATTCCATTTTAATGGCTGGCAttgttacagaaaaacttCAATTATTACAACATAGCCTAATTGATGACGAACAATGACCATTGTAATATGATAATAGAAACGGTTTTGGCGGGAACGATTGTTCTCTTtacaatatgacgtcacaattactaACTTGAGTTTAAACTCTTTTACAGAAAACATGGAAATAGTATAACTCGTGGTCGATAAAGCGTGGAGACACGGTTGAATGAACTCGTCATGGTTCAATGATTCAACCACACCCAGTGAACAAACACCCCTTGTtacataacaatttaaactcattaaatcattttatttcgtcatcaataaaaaataaaaacgtcaCAACTGCTTCGAGGCCTCgggcaaaatattttgaattccGAGATGATTGTCTCTCTAGTAAAgacaattatgacgtcattaacaaGCATTTTTGCGTAACAATTAATTCGAttcaagttttaaatgtagtAGTTATCTTAAAATTCGTAACAAACGTGGTGGTTTGTGACGCAATAGTAAAGaatttaatgacgtcatcgtttaaattttatgctAGCTCCGCAGTGACGTCTGGCGGATGCTAACATGactaaaaactttattacttttgattaatttaataaaaactggcGTAGTTTATATCAGCACACAGCATTACCGAATATTAACATTCGACCACCGACACAATATTAGCTGCATGCCATTAAGttgtgaa
Proteins encoded in this window:
- the LOC100185308 gene encoding U7 snRNA-associated Sm-like protein LSm11 — encoded protein: NENKLKSFSQRRKIQEEVNKRDVTMLQLMMQQKKNQRPELIDKTEKMKETRKEKTLSTIFTSMEKLSEGPFSVLHRITNDRARCKVFTRNFCGLRGVLCGYVVAYDRFMNMVMVDVDETFCKSPLGGVAQHQQRMSTFKLNSAVKDISLYGVKGSATSIGINEVPRHTVAQGGQPPLFHRHLTNLYVRGDSVILISI